The sequence below is a genomic window from Glycine max cultivar Williams 82 chromosome 20, Glycine_max_v4.0, whole genome shotgun sequence.
CTGAACACACATAACTATTTGGGCTGGGCCGATAGTCCAAGGGCCCACTTCGGCTTTCTACTTACATGGCAATTACTTAACGCACCTAACGCACCAATGTATTTGTTATGCAATCGGGGTGCACCAAAACAATATACTGGTGCGTTAAGTAATTGCCTACTTACTaaggacaaaaacaaaaatcttcGTTTTTAAACATGGGTCTAGGAGTCTCTTATACACTCACCGTCATGATttcgttttaaaacattttttcattgacaaaaataaaataaaaatcttagaAAATTCTTGAAAATAGAAAGAAACGTGTATAATACGTTTGTCATTATACACAAGAAAAGGTATTAATGAAGCTATGCCAACAATAGTAATGCCTAAAAACATATCAAACACACctttaagaaagaaaagtaaagaaaatgcAACATCTCAATAAAAAAGGAACACATAAAACGTAGATAGATAATATcattatttatacttttttagaaaaatgattttttatattattgaaatttattttagaaaaatattggaTGTGTTATTTTACATGGAATTTGAGAAAGAGTATTGGAGAGTCGATAGGACTTAGATACTGTTCAATATTTCCAATACTATTAGAATTAACTGCAATGTAAAGGCCCGATAACCCCCACGAAATTCAGGTTGCACAGAGAGGTTACTGGCACTGTGGCAGCAAGCAAAAGGTGACCAGAATTCATAATGGGAAGAAAATGCCACATAAAAACTCAAAGCAAACAGAACTTCCAAGTGATACATGTAAAAACTAAGCACAATAATTAATTGCTTTAAAGATTATGGAAATAGGCTCATATGTTGTGACTACAAGCAACATACTAGGAAATACAAGTCTAAAGCTATCTGGAGAAGTCAAGAGAAATGAAAATCAATAAAACTAACAGAGAAACAACAGAAGTTATTTACTTTCCCCTAAAAATTGTATACTGTGTGTCAGAGAGCTACATGGCAGCAGAGCTTGTCTCTTTGTTCTTTCTAAGGAACCAAACTACAAAATCACAAGTATCCATTTCAGTATGTAGGAGTATTCAAGAATAATTTTTTGGGCATTACGCTAAAAacagaatcataaatttcaaagAGATTTTCATATCACATAATGAGAGGGCATTATGAAAATTCTATTTTCATAcacgaaatttaaaaaattattttaattctaatttgAAGGCTCAAGGCATACTCATTAATTTTTCAAAGTCACCTAGATCGTCTGGATTTCTGGATTCTAGAAAACatccaatattttaaacttttaaaaataaaacacaagatTGATCCTCAAATAAAATTACAGATGTCATTAAATAGTTACCTGAAATCCCATACATAAAAAGAGGGGTTAAAACACACAAATCATTTAGGAAATTAAACTTTATATTAAtctaatcatttaaaatatgtatCACTAAATGTTACTCATGAATGCTAGAATCCAGATTGTTAAAAAACTGTTCCAGAATTATTAATCCagaatatataaagaaatttgtaAATGTGTGATTTTACATTTTAAGTAATTCACCGtatttaattcattattttgGATTATGTTTACCcagattatattttttgtattttggatTGCTTAATATGAAATTATCGAAAAGTAATTCTGAATTTGCTTTGGAAGGCTTCACCAATTTGTATGTGTTCCAAATTTGTCGTTCTAAAAATAACCAAATAGCAATAATTATATGCTGCAAGTTAGTTTtgcaaatatgatttttttttaagttaacagATGTGCAAAAAGCAATTTATGGGTGCAAGAAACAATTGTCCGATTTTGGGACCTGTTACCCTCACGTGAGATAGCTCGAGGCCCAACCACAGGGATTGGGGAACAGCACATCGTTCCTTACTCCACAAAAGAACAACCTTTCCAAGTTCGTTTTTGGAAGGCTAAGGTTAAATATAACCCTTAACTGATAAATGTACCTCTTTTATAATTTGggtaatttttttcctctaaaaaaCACTCATTTCCATAACCTAATTTTTTAAGGTATTGAAATAAGCTACTTTTATAAGAATGTGctctattcaattttttttctttgtatattttAGTGACTGGAATAAAATTCTATTATCGATGTAATATTTGTTTACTTgactaatataatttatatcatatatttatcattaaccttcttctaatatatttatatttttattgaagaattttaatatatactgacctatattaaattaatatttaatattattaatagttataaattagaatatgatTATAGGATATTAACGAAAGTGTGAGCATGCATGTTAgcaatccatatatatatatatatatatatatatatatatatatatatatatatatatatatatatatatatatatatattgaaattgaattcTAATATTCAATTACATAGTATTAAATCATtcaattgatattaaaattttataacataagaGGATATATTGTATGCATGCGTGCTAGTAGAGTGAAGTTCACCATTGATAGAAGGTATTCACATAAAAGTGAATGTGAAAAAAGAGTGAGAAGAATAGAGacctaagaaaacaaaaacttatatatatatatatatatatatatatatatatatatatatatatatatatatagagagagagagagagagagagagagagagagagagatttagttctaataaatatatgcacaatttcttttgatttttatagttGCAACAACTTTTCCATTTAGTTCTTGATTTTCTATAGTTTAAAACATCCCACTTTGGTCTCCCAatagtcaaatttttttaattctattaattAGTCTTCGGTGTCGAAAATCACCTAACGTcgttatatttaaaaacatctACAAAACTAAAATGGAAgatgaaaaatcataaaaatattagatgGTTGCAggtttataacatttttaaaggATTTCAATAAAATGATGTTAGACTGCAATGAccaaaagagttaaaaaaaattacaattatagAGATCAAGAGGagatattttaaactataaagaatagaaaaaagttattaaaactGTAGAGACTATAAAGAGAATTAAATCATACAATTTTCATTTACATGTCAAATAAACACTTTGTTCAGTGGGTTTGAAAGTGAAAACGCATGGGTTCAAATTATACCATAAACACTTTGTAAATTTCTTGCGACAtaaaattcatgttttttttaatctctggtTATGTTATGTaaccttttaaaattattttgtatttttttcttagatTAAAGATCACAAATGTTTCTTAATTTACTgggataaaaattaattctacTTGCACCGTGTGTATTGTAGCTGACCAATAGGAAATTTATAGAATGAacaaattaaacacaaattttTGTCATTAAATAGATCATTTATCATATGTGAACATAAAAGAATCTTACACTATGGGacaataatttttctaatttattcatttcatgttttatttaatgaCTTTTGCTAAAAATAGTGATCATCAACTACAACAAAGAATGTAAGTTAAATTGGATAGTTCCCATTAAATGTCatataatttgttataataAAGGAATATATAGacagagaaaattaaaaaaaaaaatctagggAGACTTTtgctcaataaaaaattatatgattaccAACTACCACATACAAGGGTACAAGTGTACAACAATTGTAAATTAAGTTTGATCCGTCCCGTGATCTGCCATATAATAAACGAATAGATAAAAAAACCAACAAATTGAaactctaaaatataatttcaaaggAGAGTTTTGATCAATAACTAATAACATCGTAAAAAAAACCCAATAATTGTAAATTAAGTTTGATCATTCCCATGGCatgccatattttttttttatggtaatgccatatattattattattattattattataaataaacgaatagataaaaaaacaattgtagTGCGCACCTGTGTTTGTGCTATATCATGGTGTGGATTTTTTTAACAACTTGACATGAGGGAGAAGGCAAGCATGAGCAGAGttagaaaaagtttttttttttaataataacattacGTCACGATTTAAATATTTCTGCACCTCGGATTCTTGTGTtttatattagtttttgttGCAACTAAAACTAATATAGTGTTATTTCTATCAATTTAAATTCCGGTAAATTCAATGTTCTGCCAAAATTCATTGACTTTTCTATctcttaattcattttttttgtgtgaattaTGTTAATTCATTGaagtctttaaaaaatattttaaggagaCTTCAATTTGCTCAATAAACAATGATATGATTACCAACTAGCATGTAAAACAATTGTAAGTTATCCTTccttgttaaaataaatatttattttgataaaataactaattttttattcttttaatgtatttatctaaattacttatacttttaaaaaataattttttatttattttaaaaaataaatcctatatatttcttaaaaaacttattttaaaattattttttaaaaatttaaacaaactcaccATATATATCAtgcattattataataataaaatcaataaaaagaagggaaaaaaaaaaagaaaactttaaaatataatttaaaggagACTTTACTTTGCTCAATAAACAATGATATGATTACCAACCAATGGCGGATTCACATTACTGTACAACCCTTGAAAGAAAAGAGACAGTGGTAATATAAAGTTATGAAAGACAATGACAGATACAAATTCTCATCATCTTacaaacttaaaataattatgttaaaatttaaatattaatttaaatcgttaaaaaaataaaatgataaatttaaaaaatataaaacataaaaataaaaatttaaaaacttaatatatcaaaataaaattaaagtaaaatttaatggATGGAATATATTAAGTTTAGGGTtagattaaaacaaaaagaataaaacgtaaataaaattgagaatttgatcaaaattataaattttttaagataggagaattaaatatttttattttaaaataaaaagacaaaaatcattaatcttttaaaataaaaaaattaaatgtctcaattttaaaatgaatgatCAAAATTGTGGGTGGAGAATAAAATAAGGGACCATAGTTGTAATTTAAGTAAAAAGTTTAGacaattttacttttaactaacttaaaaatatatatttatatacatttgtGTGCTTACGTTTTTTGTGACTCTTCGTTTACGTTTCTTGTTGATTTACTCTTCTTtcaattaatatcaatttatatTCCGGTAAAATTACTTTTATGTCAAATTcgctaaaaaaaattctaattttttttcggGTAAAGAAAAGTTTAAGTAAATTGGATCATAAATGAAGAATACAAGCTGATTAAACATGCAAGAGATTATTATACattacaaaatatcattattattggATACAATACACAAATTACAAGTTACTATATTAGAACACAACATATATAGTGTGATACGGTTAAAAGGTTTTTTAAATTGTGGCCACTTTCTTGACATTgtggaaaattaaatatgatcaaTACAGTCACAATTGCAACAGCAATGCATGGACGACACACATAAACCTTAATGTTGTAGATAAAATGGTGGTCGAAGGCCGTTCTTTAAAACCTTGGACACTGCAGATAAGAAATGTTCCGAGTTAGAGAAAAGCATAGAAAATCTAGAGTGAGCATAATAATGGAAGTGACAAGAGCTTGTTTAACCATACTCACCAAAACAATTTTAGCTGTGTATCAACTTTGCCCTTGCGTGACCTTGTGAAATCTGAAACTGTTCAGTTATACCTAAATGAGCCATTAAAAACCAGACATGGGTAAGCAATTCGCCACCTCTGCTAAGCTGCTTGGCATGATGAAACCCTCTACACTGGCTTGCTGCATGACACAACATCTCCACCCAAACACGACTTATCATTTCCCATTTCTGTTCTTTCGACCATTTCTTTTCCTCTTCTAAAGACTTTATCGACTTTGCAAGCCTACATGCATCAAACAGCACAGACTTGCTTCTATCTCCTTTAACCTTTGACGGTAGGAACTTTTCATCTACACTCACTCCACCAATCACTTCGCAAACTTGATCTGTTTGCGATATGTACTTCCTTTCTTGCAAAAGTTCACTCGCCTCGGCACACGTGTCTTCAAATCTGATCTGTCCTATTCCGTTGGGTAACATAAAAGGACATTTAACAAGGAGATATAACATATAATCTGACATCAATCTgcttatttcataatttttgagCTTGTCACAATCTTTATCTGAATAACAACAAAGATCTGTAGCAATATGCCAAATCAGAAGGCTTTGATCAAACTCCACCTCAGTGCTCCAGGCAATGGAACGGCACTTCCATTTGTTAAGAACTTGATCACCCCTGTGAGCGCAAAAGTTTTTACATGCCTTAATGTGTTTTGCACCCTTAGACTTCTCCCGAATGTGTTCAAAAATGAGTTCTTTCAATTTCTCGGGGACAGTTTCTTGGTCTTGGTGGTAAAGTATCCTGAAAATCTGATACATGAATTGGTAATTCCAGATTTTGATGCGTTTTGCTGGCTCACCTTTCAAGCAAAAACTTATGAGATTGAATTGTGATATAAGATTAGACCACCTCTTAGCATGTGAGAGTTTATAGCATGTTTGAAAACATGAGATGAGAAGATTCACGATCCAATTCTTATGCTTGCTTAACCAATGCATTGTCCAACTTGAAGAAAGTAAAACGATGCCTGCGTATATCTCAAGAAAAATAGCCCCAGCGAAAAGCACAACAGTTATAATTTGGTCACAATCTATGTGTGCTTTATCTATCAGACATAAAAATGCAATAAATGCAGAGAGGGTGCAGAAAAAGGTCACAATTTTGAGGAAAAGGCCAAGGCGAGAGTATGTTACCACTGCCTTTGTATATAGCTTATCATACATCAATCCAAGCTCAACCTCAATTACTTTATACGCATGTTCCCATGATTTGTTCTGAAAGAAATGTTGGCTTTCTTGGAGTTCTTGAAAACCAAGGATGAGATCTGCAAATAGGCACtcgaaaatttcaaggaaatagaATCCATAGTGCAAACGCAAAGCATCTGGTACACTTTCATTTGCTATTGCCGCTAGAGAGTGATCCGACAATATGGGAGTAGATTCAACCTTCAATTCAACTTTATATCCTTCAGCTATTTTTGCAGTGCAGTCATCCATGAATTTGGCATAATTTGGTCCTGGGTCTGGTGGACGGTGAATGGATTCTCTGAACTTTTTGCTGCTTCCCAACCACAAGGACAAAGTCCTCTCAGTATATTTGATTATTCCTGCCACCATAACTGGAATGGTAACATAGTTAAGGTTTCTGTCATTCCATGAACTGTAAACAACATAAACTGCTCCAAATAGCTGGGAGATTAACCCAAGAAAGTGTCGTAGCCATAGCTCATTATCCTCGAGGGAGTAGGCAGTGATTGTGTCAGGGCCACCAAGATGCACAAGAAGGAAGGGTGCCCAGATGGCCATGATTATGGAGTTGGTGGGGTCTGTTGAAGGATTTTTGCTGTCTTTGGAAAGAATGCCCAGCACAAAGGTCGCAGCCCAATCTGCTGACAGATAGGTAAACCACACACCGAATTGTAGCACCCAACCTGCTTTGTACTTTCTTTGGTTGCCACAAACTATAAGGATTATTTGCAAGATCAAACTGAATAAAACCAGAACTCGGATTTCCAGTACATTCCAGACCACTGAAAAACATATGCAATCACCATCAATCAATTTGCATACAAAGGAAATCAAGGAGGATCTAACGTTAATTTCTGAAACCATATAGAATCATAAATCGTTAATTTTGCAACAATCATAGTCATTCATTTTTGCATATAAtggaagaatttaattaaaatacactaTCATTCAATTACATTTTCATGACAACTTAGTCTTACCAGCAAGCAACATAGTTTTTGTGCTTCTCTTTGATTGCTAGTTTCAAGCAATGCACTTGCTGCTTAAACGGTGTAATTAAGATAAGCCACTTTAAGAGATCAATTTGACCAATCATtacaattttaaagataaattagtgattttctcatttttgaaaataaagggattaaattaaattttttaataataagaaaagtaaaTTGAACTAGAAAAATGAGCAGACAGATTccttcaaggaaaaaaaaaaaagaacagacAAACAAACAATAATTCAACCTTTTTCTATACTTTTCTTCATTTAACCGCATGATACAGCCGAGCAAATACCATAAAAATTTTGCCACTTGCAACTTCCAAGTGAGCTACTATGTAGTTTACATCTCTGCTTTCATGGCAGGGTCTCTGTCACCgtgattattaaaaataaaagtctaACCGAAtagcttaatttattttgtttggtttgacttgaTTGTACTAAGGTATTTctaaaattgtgaaattaaCCGAAGTAGCCAGGAAGCTGCTGGATCGCAGAAAATCCAGTTGATTTGTTGATAATGAGTAATGCCTGTTAAGATCAATTTGCTTTGATTAGAAACCAAGGATTCCTATACGTAGCATGATGAAGAAAGAGGCATTGGAAAGGCCATCTCCAGCAAATTAAGAAGAGCAGAGGTTGAATCACATCGTCAGCATGGCTCAACTTGCAGTAAGTTTCATCGTACCAAGGGTTGCGAGAAAACTATCCGATGTCCTCATTCAAGAATCGGCACGATTGGTGGAGGTTGCGGATCGAATTCGTTGGATTGTAAAAGAGCTGGAGTACATGCAGAAATTCGTACAAGACCTTGAACGCTCCAATTCCAATCAGTTGGAGGAGATGTTTGAGGAGATAACAAATGTTGTTGCGCGCCAAGCAGAAGATGTCATAGACACTTTCCTCAACAAGTCAGTCAATAGAAGGAAGAAAGGAGTTCAGTATTTGTTAGAGAAATACGACATTGCCAAAGAACTGGAGCCGATCTGCGACAGGGTGCGAGAAATCTCTGAGAGAATAAGTAACTATTTGAATGAGCCAATAGCTGTGACCATTGAAACTCCACGAGTAAGAGCCACCACAATAGTATCCCCAGCGCTGGAGGAGCTTGATCACATTCTGACCCAAAATTTAATTATCCTGGATGAGGAGCTGATCGAGATAGTAGAGCATGTGAGAGATAAGGACCTTGGCGACACACACAACATTGTGTCTAAATTAAACTCAGCAGAGGAATCCATTCACAGTCAGAGTCAGAGAGCAAGGGTGTGGTTGAAAGATATAGAGAACATTTGTGCTGATACAGTTGCTGTTGCTGAAAATTTCATCGCCACAAGAAGAAAAAGGCTGTCAAGAACCGGGTGGCTTTGGcaggttttctatttttttgagcAACGTGTTTCCGAGAGGAAATTTAAGCAGCAGATGGAATATATCCGCACTCAGCTTGAAGATGCACTTTACAGAAGGTGGACTTTCGGAGATGGAGGGAAGGACATGGGAGACAAAATAGGATCAAGATCAAGACCTGCTCCGAGTTTGTCACTAGTACGGTTGACACTGGCAAAAGTCCCACTCTTCCTTTTCAACAGCTCCTTTGCCCCTTTGTTGTTTGTCGCCGTTATAACTACCATCGACTTTTTCATGTTTGGTCGAAAACGCAGAGCAAGAGAGCATAAActtaaggagaaaaaaaaatcaagacagCTTACCCCTTTCTTGTGGTTCGATTTAGTTGATTTTATGGTTTACGTCTTCTTCTATGCTTTTCCTGCCGAATTATGGATAGTCTTACAATTCGTCTGGATAGTCTATACAGTTATTCCCTTGTCTGTGTCTTTGGAGAGGAGTTTGGACGAGAATTTGGAGACAATCCGAAGATACTTAGCTCTAATGGATGCGTTATTCAGTGACATAAACACTGAAAGCGCAGAGGGCCTGAATAAAAGACAGCAGGTGTGGGTGAACCAATTAAGACTCGTGGCACATAAGGTTCATTCTCTTTCTGCGTATCCAAAGCCAAGGGGTTGGAATATcgttaacaaaattatatttgcgGAGGACATCACCGACTTTTTGAATGAAATTCTTGATATTTCAGACAAGAAAAACATTTATGGATTTGCAAGTATACAAGGAAGAAAGGAGTTGGTATCAACAGTCCAAAGGAGCGAGAGCAAAGACATTGCTGAACATTCCGGTGCCCATCCACAGCCGTATGCCTCCTCTTCCTCATATCAGCGTGTCACAGGGCTCAGATCGAAATACCAATTAATCAAAGACGAAATGGACTTGATGAATGCACTGATTGATGATGTAGGAGAGCTTGGAAAACTAGAGGGAAGATCCGAAATCTGGGTTGAGCAAATGAAAGGTATTGCCTCAGAGGCCGAAGCTGTCATCCGCGAGTGTGATAGTGAATTGGAGAGTAACCACTATTTCAAACACCTGCTGGTGCGGTATAAAATTATGGGCAAGATAGACCGGATCACAGAGGAAATTGAAGATGCCTCGAGAAGAAGAAACGCATATGGCTTGGTTCAACTTCAATCCCGAGATGAGTCACTGTCCACGGTTCAAATGTTACGTCGAAAGTCAGAACAACCATCTCTCATTGGCAAAGAATCCATAATCGTTGGTAAAGAATTCACAATCATTGGCTTCAATGAAGACGTGGATTTTTTGACGGACCACTTACTCTCGAATGAGGAAAGTTGCTGCGTTACTTCAATAGTAGGAATTGAAGGCACGGGTAAGACAACACTAGCCAGATTGATTTTTGACAACAAAGCTGTTGAAGATGGTTTTACTTGTCGAGTACCAGTGTCAGTGTCTCCAGGTTGCACAGTTGACAAACTTTTAGAAGAAATAGCGAAGGAGGCTGCCACACAAATTATGGGAGGCCAACGGAACAAATGGACAATACAAGAAGCACTCAGAGCCTTGGGGAGTACAAAGTATCTCATACTTGTTGATGGCATTGAAACTTGCCAGCTTTTGGACAGCTTGACAGAGGCCATACCTGacaagtcaaaaggaagcagatTTCTTCTTACCACTCGCAATGCAAATATTGTAGCCCGACAACCAGGTACAAGATCCTTTGTTTACCATCTACAGTTATTGGACGATGAAAATAGTTggattcttttcaaaaaaaagttgaaagttCCCATTCCCTCAGAACCAAAACTAATAGAGGttgcaaaaaaaattgtggcCAAATGCGGGGGCCTGCCAttggaaatattaaaaatgagtgAATTACTATCAAATAAAGATGTCACAGAAGAGCAGTGGTCAAGGGTGCAAGAGCAGCCCAATCCAAGTCAAAACCCATGGTCTGAAACACTTAGCTCAGTCACCATCAGCTTACCTTCACATCTGAGGAGATGCTTATTTTATCTTGAATTATTCCCTGCTAATTTTGGGATTCCTGCAAGAAGATTGGTTGTCTTGTGGGTTGCAGAGGGTTTAGTGCAGCATGGGGAGAACCAAGAGCCACCAGAGCAAGTCGCAGAGAGATACTTGACAAAGCTGATAGATCTGAACTTGGTTCAAATTGCCAAGAGAAGGCCCAATGGCAAGGTCAAAACATGCCGTCTCCCTAATGCTTTGCGTGAAATTTTGGTGGAAGAAGTCCAGGCTAGAAAGGATTTGAATTCAGTCTCAAATATTTCTAGAATACGTCAGGTGGCTGATCGTCTTGACAGAAAAGATAAATGGGACAAACATATGCATGGTATCACTACAAGTGATTCAGCTTCCTTGGGAATCTACAAGGATGTTTTCTCCTTCCTGTCCTTTGATTTTCGAGAAGGAAGTAAACCTGGCCAAGACATAAGTAACTTTCTGAACCTGTGTATttctagcaagtgtcttttacTGCTTCGGGTGCTTGATCTCGAAGGCGTTCACAAGCCTGAGTTGCCCGAAAACATTAAAAAGCTTGCTCGATTGAGGTATCTTGGCCTAAGATGGACTTATTTGGAGTCACTTCCATCATCTATAAGCAAATTGCTGAAACTCCAAACTCTTGATCTGAAGCATACTTACATACATACTCTAACCAACTCCATCTGGAAGATGGAACTGAGACACCTGTTCTTGAGTGAGACTTATCGTACCAGATTTCCACCCAAACCAAGAGCTGCAGGTGATTCTCTGTCTGACCTCCAAACATTGTGGGGACTTTTTGTAGATGAAGAGACTCCGGTGAAGGGTGGTCTGGACAAATTGGTCAATATCAGAAAACTGGGAATAGCATGCCAATCAATGTCACCAGAACAAGGGGCAATGCAATCACAACTTGATGCAGTAGCTGACTGGATTGTGAAATTAGAATACCTTCAATCACTGAGGCTAAAATCAAGAGATGAGAAAGGTCGACCTTGGAATTTACacttgaagtctttgaaaaatcatattaatctcACTGACATATATTTGCTGGGAAACTTGAACGGTCCATCTATTCTGACTCAGTTACCTCCAAATCTTGTTGAACTTACCCTATCACATTCAAAACTTGAGGAAGACCccatgaaaattttgaaagatCTTCCAAATCTCCGCTCATTGTCTTTACATGCAGAATCCTACATAGGAATAAAATTGGTCTGCAATTCTAAAAGCTTTCCTCAGCTTTATGTTCTAAAAGTTTGGAAGCTGGAACAATTGAAGGACTGGGAAGTAAAGCAACAAGCACTTCCCTCTCTTAGACAACTGGAAATCCGATCATGTCTGCGCATGACAAAGCTTCCTGATGGACTAAAGCATGTTAACAGTCTCCTTGAGTTGAAATTGACAAATATGCCAGTGGAAATTAATACTGACAAGCATAACATTCCGCCCAATTGTGAAGTCCACAGAGATGACTCCGCCCAATTGTGAAGTCCACAGAGATGATTCCACCCAATTGTGAGTTGCCTCCCTTTtgtatgtttgttttctttctttttcagctGACACCTTACTTACGAAAACTTGAATATGTTTGGCAGTGAGGAGGGTTTGTCTACAATGGCTTGTCATGAAGGAAGCCTTATGGGCATCAGTGATTGAAGGTAAGTTTGGTTCTTCTCATTGAAGGCTATTTCTTGAAAGAATTTGTATTGGGGCATGTATTTTCCTTGACTATGTTGTGTAATCCAAATCCTGATTGAGGGAGTTGTTGTCATTTGTGTGTGGGACAAGAATTTGTAACAAGACATATTTTCCTTGCATGTGTTGTGTAATCCAAATCTGAACTGACTTTGTGCTAGTTGTTCTGATTCTTGTGAGAGACAAGAATTTGTGTTTggatgtgttttttcttttattatattgtgTAATCCAAATCTCTCCTGATGAC
It includes:
- the LOC102663592 gene encoding putative disease resistance RPP13-like protein 2; translation: MAQLAVSFIVPRVARKLSDVLIQESARLVEVADRIRWIVKELEYMQKFVQDLERSNSNQLEEMFEEITNVVARQAEDVIDTFLNKSVNRRKKGVQYLLEKYDIAKELEPICDRVREISERISNYLNEPIAVTIETPRVRATTIVSPALEELDHILTQNLIILDEELIEIVEHVRDKDLGDTHNIVSKLNSAEESIHSQSQRARVWLKDIENICADTVAVAENFIATRRKRLSRTGWLWQVFYFFEQRVSERKFKQQMEYIRTQLEDALYRRWTFGDGGKDMGDKIGSRSRPAPSLSLVRLTLAKVPLFLFNSSFAPLLFVAVITTIDFFMFGRKRRAREHKLKEKKKSRQLTPFLWFDLVDFMVYVFFYAFPAELWIVLQFVWIVYTVIPLSVSLERSLDENLETIRRYLALMDALFSDINTESAEGLNKRQQVWVNQLRLVAHKVHSLSAYPKPRGWNIVNKIIFAEDITDFLNEILDISDKKNIYGFASIQGRKELVSTVQRSESKDIAEHSGAHPQPYASSSSYQRVTGLRSKYQLIKDEMDLMNALIDDVGELGKLEGRSEIWVEQMKGIASEAEAVIRECDSELESNHYFKHLLVRYKIMGKIDRITEEIEDASRRRNAYGLVQLQSRDESLSTVQMLRRKSEQPSLIGKESIIVGKEFTIIGFNEDVDFLTDHLLSNEESCCVTSIVGIEGTGKTTLARLIFDNKAVEDGFTCRVPVSVSPGCTVDKLLEEIAKEAATQIMGGQRNKWTIQEALRALGSTKYLILVDGIETCQLLDSLTEAIPDKSKGSRFLLTTRNANIVARQPGTRSFVYHLQLLDDENSWILFKKKLKVPIPSEPKLIEVAKKIVAKCGGLPLEILKMSELLSNKDVTEEQWSRVQEQPNPSQNPWSETLSSVTISLPSHLRRCLFYLELFPANFGIPARRLVVLWVAEGLVQHGENQEPPEQVAERYLTKLIDLNLVQIAKRRPNGKVKTCRLPNALREILVEEVQARKDLNSVSNISRIRQVADRLDRKDKWDKHMHGITTSDSASLGIYKDVFSFLSFDFREGSKPGQDISNFLNLCISSKCLLLLRVLDLEGVHKPELPENIKKLARLRYLGLRWTYLESLPSSISKLLKLQTLDLKHTYIHTLTNSIWKMELRHLFLSETYRTRFPPKPRAAGDSLSDLQTLWGLFVDEETPVKGGLDKLVNIRKLGIACQSMSPEQGAMQSQLDAVADWIVKLEYLQSLRLKSRDEKGRPWNLHLKSLKNHINLTDIYLLGNLNGPSILTQLPPNLVELTLSHSKLEEDPMKILKDLPNLRSLSLHAESYIGIKLVCNSKSFPQLYVLKVWKLEQLKDWEVKQQALPSLRQLEIRSCLRMTKLPDGLKHVNSLLELKLTNMPVEINTDKHNIPPNCEVHRDDSAQL
- the LOC100799916 gene encoding uncharacterized protein — encoded protein: MLLAVVWNVLEIRVLVLFSLILQIILIVCGNQRKYKAGWVLQFGVWFTYLSADWAATFVLGILSKDSKNPSTDPTNSIIMAIWAPFLLVHLGGPDTITAYSLEDNELWLRHFLGLISQLFGAVYVVYSSWNDRNLNYVTIPVMVAGIIKYTERTLSLWLGSSKKFRESIHRPPDPGPNYAKFMDDCTAKIAEGYKVELKVESTPILSDHSLAAIANESVPDALRLHYGFYFLEIFECLFADLILGFQELQESQHFFQNKSWEHAYKVIEVELGLMYDKLYTKAVVTYSRLGLFLKIVTFFCTLSAFIAFLCLIDKAHIDCDQIITVVLFAGAIFLEIYAGIVLLSSSWTMHWLSKHKNWIVNLLISCFQTCYKLSHAKRWSNLISQFNLISFCLKGEPAKRIKIWNYQFMYQIFRILYHQDQETVPEKLKELIFEHIREKSKGAKHIKACKNFCAHRGDQVLNKWKCRSIAWSTEVEFDQSLLIWHIATDLCCYSDKDCDKLKNYEISRLMSDYMLYLLVKCPFMLPNGIGQIRFEDTCAEASELLQERKYISQTDQVCEVIGGVSVDEKFLPSKVKGDRSKSVLFDACRLAKSIKSLEEEKKWSKEQKWEMISRVWVEMLCHAASQCRGFHHAKQLSRGGELLTHVWFLMAHLGITEQFQISQGHARAKLIHS